A single Drosophila miranda strain MSH22 chromosome XR, D.miranda_PacBio2.1, whole genome shotgun sequence DNA region contains:
- the LOC108153240 gene encoding protein henna, translating into MYQRQVSFDKPTRIEDSAYIAEGVDIQEARNTCLLFSPKDSSLSSGALANILAIFKKHDINLVHIESRSSLRVPGYEFFVECDGKSGALGRAIEDVKDQCSYFNIISRDYKDNATAVPWFPRRIRDLDRFANQILSYGAELDSDHPGFTDPEYRKRRKYFADIAYNYKHGETLPHVEYSKEEIETWGIIFRNLSKLYKTHACREYNHVFPLLVDNCGFREDNIPQLEDVSNFLRDCTGFTLRPVAGLLSSRDFLAGLAFRVFHSTQYIRHPSKPMYTPEPDVCHELLGHVPLFADPAFAQFSQEIGLASLGAPDDYIEKLSTIFWFTVEYGLCRQEGELKAFGAGLLSSYGELEYCLTEKPMLKDFEPEVTGITKYPITQFQPLYYVADSFESAKEKTIKFANSIPRPFGVRYNAYTQSVEVLDSKPQISNLMNNINSEFQILQNAIAKLRV; encoded by the exons ATGTACCAGCGTCAGGTCTCCTTTGATAAG CCAACGCGCATTGAGGATTCGGCGTATATTGCCGAGGGTGTGGATATTCAGGAGGCCAGGAATACCTGTCTGCTGTTCTCGCCGAAGGACTCGTCTTTGTCCAGTGGTGCCCTGGCCAATATCTTGGCCATCTTcaagaagcacgacatcaatCTGGTGCACATTGAGTCCCGCTCCTCCCTTCGTGTCCCTGGCTATGAGTTCTTCGTGGAGTGCGACGGCAAGTCCGGGGCCCTGGGCAGGGCTATTGAGGATGTGAAGGACCAGTGCAGCTATTTCAATATCATTTCGCGTGACTACAAGGACAATGCCACGGCAGTGCCTTGGTTCCCACGGCGTATACGCGATCTGGATCGCTTTGCCAATCAGATCCTCAGCTATGGCGCCGAACTGGACTCCGATCACCCCGGATTCACCGACCCGGAGTACCGCAAGCGCCGCAAGTACTTCGCGGACATTGCCTACAACTACAAGCATGGCGAGACTCTGCCCCATGTAGAGTATTCCAAGGAGGAGATCGAAACCTGGGGCATTATCTTCCGCAATCTCTCGAAGCTCTATAAGACCCACGCCTGTCGCGAGTACAATCATGTCTTTCCCCTGCTGGTGGACAATTGTGGCTTCAGGGAGGACAATATCCCACAGCTGGAGGATGTCTCCAACTTTTTGAGGG ACTGTACTGGCTTCACCCTTCGCCCTGTGGCTGGGCTGCTCAGCTCCCGCGATTTCCTCGCCGGCCTGGCCTTCCGCGTCTTCCACTCCACTCAGTACATTCGGCATCCCAGCAAGCCCATGTACACCCCAGAGCCCGATGTCTGCCACGAACTGCTGGGCCACGTTCCACTCTTTGCCGATCCTGCTTTTGCCCAGTTCAGTCAGGAGATTGGCTTGGCTTCCCTCGGAGCACCAGATGATTACATTGAGAAGCTCTCAACG ATCTTCTGGTTTACTGTGGAGTATGGCCTGTGTCGTCAGGAGGGTGAGCTGAAGGCCTTTGGTGCAGGTCTGCTCTCCTCCTACGGCGAGCTGGAGTACTGCCTGACGGAGAAGCCCATGCTGAAGGACTTTGAGCCAGAGGTGACTGGTATTACCAAGTATCCGATCACACAGTTCCAGCCCCTCTACTATGTGGCCGACAGTTTTGAGAGTGCCAAGGAAAAGACTAT TAAATTTGCCAACTCGATTCCACGTCCGTTCGGTGTCCGCTACAATGCCTACACGCAGAGTGTCGAAGTGCTCGACTCGAAGCCGCAGATATCGAATCTGATGAACAACATCAACTCCGAGTTCCAGATTCTTCAGAATGCCATTGCCAAGCTACGTGTCTGA